A genomic stretch from Actinomadura rubteroloni includes:
- a CDS encoding MFS transporter, whose translation MTRGRYRWALAVVAVSAFMITMDNTVVANALPSIQRDLGMDKTALDWVATGYILMFSCLMIAGGRITDIYGCRTAFVSGMAIFTGASAVCGLAGADTVLILGRIVQGAGAALALPATQVMITVGRTDKQRSLGTIAWVGAAGGATALGPTIGGFIVQSWAWGWIFLINIVPGILVILLGLFVLTGKGENRTARVDLPGVLISATMLFALVYGLETGRHQGWGDPAVLGVFALAAIAFACFVVVERWAPDPMINMRFFRNRVFVGGLLSQMLWGIGFNGMIFYAATFLQRYLGFSPPKAGLVMLPSAIVVMITTPISFWIAAKLGPRIAIGGGMTLMAGGMILFSMIHRDYGFADLMPGVLITGFGSAMCMPLVMYVLKAVPEDQAGVASGILNVIREMSGAFGIAILGLLIHDIPADHASTASLNSFRDGMASGLILGAVLVLFGGMISGVTLPSKRGWMGPKHGRRRSSAPTAEPVLTPAPSVQPLPALEPAELVGAHATTPLLATRSYDPLPETPAPAVWAADLPHETSAPLALPETTPAPSGDRPHAPAARLSDQPHSAPVNDHPRGTPAPRRPDDRPGATPAPRRDRPREVPAPAARPSDQPQGVPADERPRELGERARGASLNPADPGRGEQPESLRVSSRGPADGDPLASVPPTGGHLPWWWQVEPPRGARPARPEPDDDRPWPPPPPEGYYAPYTPEDAPDRPEAR comes from the coding sequence GTGACCCGGGGCCGATACCGATGGGCGCTGGCGGTCGTCGCCGTCTCCGCTTTCATGATCACGATGGACAACACCGTGGTCGCCAATGCGCTGCCGAGCATCCAGCGCGATCTCGGCATGGACAAGACCGCGCTCGACTGGGTCGCGACCGGCTACATCCTCATGTTCTCCTGCCTCATGATCGCGGGCGGGCGGATCACCGACATCTACGGCTGCCGCACCGCGTTCGTCAGCGGAATGGCGATCTTCACCGGGGCGTCCGCCGTCTGCGGCCTCGCCGGGGCGGACACCGTGCTGATCCTCGGCCGGATCGTCCAGGGCGCGGGCGCCGCGCTCGCGCTGCCCGCCACCCAGGTCATGATCACCGTGGGCCGGACAGACAAGCAGCGCTCCCTCGGCACCATCGCCTGGGTCGGTGCGGCCGGGGGCGCGACGGCGCTCGGGCCGACGATCGGCGGGTTCATCGTCCAGAGCTGGGCGTGGGGCTGGATCTTCCTCATCAACATCGTGCCGGGGATCCTCGTCATCCTGCTGGGGCTCTTCGTCCTGACCGGCAAGGGCGAGAACCGCACCGCCCGCGTCGACCTGCCCGGCGTGCTGATCTCCGCGACGATGCTGTTCGCGCTCGTCTACGGCCTGGAGACCGGACGCCACCAGGGCTGGGGCGACCCGGCCGTCCTCGGCGTGTTCGCCCTCGCCGCGATCGCGTTCGCGTGCTTCGTCGTCGTGGAGCGCTGGGCGCCCGACCCGATGATCAACATGCGGTTCTTCCGGAACCGGGTGTTCGTCGGCGGGCTGCTGTCCCAGATGCTCTGGGGCATCGGCTTCAACGGGATGATCTTCTACGCGGCCACGTTCCTGCAGCGCTACCTCGGCTTCTCACCGCCGAAGGCCGGGCTCGTCATGCTGCCGTCCGCGATCGTCGTCATGATCACGACGCCGATCTCGTTCTGGATCGCGGCCAAGCTCGGGCCGCGCATCGCGATCGGCGGCGGCATGACGCTGATGGCCGGCGGCATGATCCTCTTCTCGATGATCCACCGGGACTACGGCTTCGCCGACCTCATGCCGGGCGTCCTCATCACCGGCTTCGGGTCCGCGATGTGCATGCCGCTCGTGATGTACGTGCTCAAGGCCGTGCCGGAGGACCAGGCCGGCGTCGCCAGCGGCATCCTCAACGTCATCCGCGAGATGTCGGGCGCGTTCGGCATCGCGATCCTCGGCCTCCTCATCCACGACATCCCCGCCGACCACGCCAGCACCGCGTCGCTGAACTCCTTCCGCGACGGCATGGCGTCCGGCCTGATCCTCGGCGCCGTCCTGGTCCTGTTCGGCGGCATGATCAGCGGGGTGACGCTGCCGTCCAAGCGCGGCTGGATGGGCCCCAAGCACGGCCGGCGCCGCTCGTCCGCGCCCACCGCCGAGCCCGTCCTGACCCCCGCGCCGAGCGTCCAGCCCCTCCCCGCCCTGGAACCCGCCGAGCTGGTGGGCGCCCACGCCACGACCCCGCTCCTGGCCACCCGCTCCTACGACCCCCTGCCCGAGACCCCCGCGCCCGCCGTGTGGGCGGCGGACCTCCCGCACGAGACCTCCGCGCCCCTCGCCCTCCCGGAGACCACACCCGCACCGTCCGGCGACCGCCCGCACGCGCCCGCCGCGCGGCTGAGCGACCAGCCGCACAGCGCACCCGTGAACGACCACCCCCGCGGAACCCCCGCACCCAGGCGACCGGACGACCGCCCGGGTGCGACCCCCGCCCCGCGCCGCGACCGCCCCCGCGAAGTGCCCGCGCCCGCCGCGCGGCCGAGCGACCAGCCGCAGGGCGTGCCTGCGGACGAGCGTCCGCGCGAACTGGGCGAGCGGGCGCGGGGGGCGTCCCTTAATCCCGCGGATCCGGGGCGGGGCGAGCAGCCTGAGTCGTTGCGCGTGTCGAGTCGGGGTCCGGCGGACGGGGATCCGCTCGCGTCCGTCCCGCCGACCGGGGGGCATCTGCCGTGGTGGTGGCAGGTCGAGCCGCCCCGGGGCGCGCGGCCGGCGCGGCCCGAGCCGGACGACGACCGGCCGTGGCCGCCGCCCCCGCCGGAGGGTTATTACGCGCCCTACACTCCCGAGGACGCGCCGGACCGTCCGGAAGCCCGGTGA
- a CDS encoding glycosyltransferase, with amino-acid sequence MSRTIVIFAAGSRGDIQPCAALGRALRARGDTVRLVASARYAPLAHAAGLELAPLTADPTEILDSDAGQELLAGGRNPIRFLGGFRRILGPLAERLLTECRDACKGADLLLGPTLGMLPANLGEHLGIPWALIHFQPSRATGAFPHPFVPQAGRLGPWANRASFAAVDQIAWQLSRPFINPWRRDALGLAPLPLRGMARDDARPVLACFSDAVVPRPADWPANVHLTGYWFLDEPAYEPPADLAAFLAAGPPPVYAGFGSMVAKDPELTDLTVRTALRVAGLRGIVQGDPATSDDDVLAVRDVPHAWLFPRTAAVVHHGGAGTTAAGLRAGVPTIVCPFFGDQPYWGERVAALGAGPDPLPFRALTVPGLAARLRRATTDASIGERAEALGTRLRAEDGVARALAVLDAVS; translated from the coding sequence GTGAGCCGCACCATCGTGATCTTCGCCGCCGGGTCGCGGGGCGACATCCAGCCGTGCGCGGCGCTCGGCCGGGCGCTGCGGGCGCGCGGCGACACGGTCCGGCTCGTCGCGAGCGCCCGGTACGCGCCGCTCGCGCACGCGGCCGGGCTGGAGCTGGCGCCGCTCACCGCCGACCCCACCGAGATCCTGGACTCCGACGCGGGGCAGGAGCTGCTGGCGGGCGGACGCAACCCGATCCGCTTCCTCGGCGGGTTCCGCCGCATCCTCGGCCCGCTCGCCGAACGACTGCTCACCGAGTGCCGTGACGCGTGCAAGGGCGCCGATCTGCTGCTCGGGCCGACGCTCGGCATGCTCCCGGCGAACCTCGGCGAGCATCTCGGCATCCCGTGGGCGCTGATCCACTTCCAGCCGAGCCGGGCGACGGGCGCGTTCCCGCATCCGTTCGTCCCGCAGGCGGGACGGCTCGGGCCGTGGGCGAACCGGGCGAGCTTCGCCGCCGTCGACCAGATCGCCTGGCAGCTCTCCCGCCCGTTCATCAACCCGTGGCGCCGCGACGCGCTCGGCCTCGCGCCGCTCCCGCTGCGCGGCATGGCCCGCGACGACGCGCGGCCCGTCCTCGCGTGCTTCAGCGACGCGGTGGTGCCGCGTCCGGCGGACTGGCCCGCGAACGTCCACCTCACCGGCTACTGGTTCCTGGACGAGCCCGCCTACGAACCGCCCGCCGACCTCGCCGCGTTCCTCGCCGCCGGGCCGCCGCCGGTCTACGCGGGGTTCGGCAGCATGGTCGCCAAGGACCCGGAGCTGACGGACCTGACCGTCCGGACGGCGCTGCGGGTCGCGGGGCTGCGCGGCATCGTGCAGGGCGATCCGGCGACGTCGGACGACGATGTGCTCGCCGTCCGGGACGTCCCGCACGCGTGGCTGTTCCCGCGCACGGCGGCGGTCGTCCACCACGGCGGGGCGGGGACGACGGCGGCGGGCCTGCGCGCGGGCGTCCCGACGATCGTGTGCCCGTTCTTCGGCGACCAGCCGTACTGGGGCGAGCGGGTGGCGGCGCTCGGCGCGGGGCCGGACCCGCTGCCGTTCCGCGCGCTGACCGTCCCGGGCCTGGCCGCGCGCCTGCGCCGCGCGACGACCGACGCGTCGATCGGCGAGCGCGCCGAAGCGCTCGGGACCCGGCTGCGCGCGGAGGACGGCGTCGCCCGCGCCCTCGCCGTCCTGGACGCCGTATCGTGA
- a CDS encoding DinB family protein, producing the protein MTKPRGDVGPPPGGPDEKTTLLAFLDYLREAVAAKLDGLSEEEARTPGVASGTNLLGLVRHLTGAELNWFVWGYAGEDITPASLSFTPDAGDTIESVRAAYREATARCNAIAAACDDLAAPGVRARRSKPGPSLRWILVHMIEETARHAGHADILRERLDGATGR; encoded by the coding sequence GTGACCAAGCCACGCGGAGACGTCGGCCCGCCGCCCGGCGGTCCCGACGAGAAGACGACGCTGCTCGCCTTCCTCGACTACCTGCGGGAGGCCGTCGCCGCCAAGCTCGACGGCCTGTCGGAGGAGGAGGCGCGCACGCCGGGCGTCGCGTCGGGGACGAACCTGCTCGGGCTCGTCCGGCACCTGACCGGCGCCGAGCTGAACTGGTTCGTCTGGGGGTACGCGGGCGAGGACATCACGCCCGCCAGCCTGAGCTTCACGCCGGACGCGGGCGACACGATCGAGAGCGTCCGCGCCGCCTACCGCGAGGCCACGGCGCGCTGCAACGCGATCGCGGCGGCGTGCGACGACCTGGCGGCGCCGGGCGTCCGGGCACGGCGCTCGAAGCCCGGCCCGTCTTTGCGGTGGATTCTCGTCCACATGATCGAGGAGACGGCCCGGCACGCGGGCCACGCCGACATCCTGCGCGAACGGCTCGACGGCGCCACCGGCCGCTAG
- a CDS encoding helix-turn-helix domain-containing protein — translation MADLIVTSLGDYLRVRRASVSPADVGLPATGRRRVPGLRREEVAELVGLSTDYYVRLEQGRADRPSAEVLDALSRALRLNSAEHAHLHDLARLTRRAGTPAVRRDVLRPALRQLVAAVPGAPAVIMNDRNDVLAWNRLAAALLADFPNLPPRERNMARRIFLDAAARDVHPDWDEAARNTVGILRMAAGRRPHDPDLVRLVGELSLGSETFRKLWASHHVCEKSHGPKRFRHPAVGEVALNYETFRVPGAEHHLLVIYTAPPGSPAEEALNFLVSFAG, via the coding sequence ATGGCCGACCTGATCGTCACCAGCCTCGGCGACTACCTCCGCGTCCGGCGGGCCTCGGTGTCCCCGGCGGACGTGGGCCTGCCCGCGACCGGCCGCCGCCGCGTCCCGGGCCTGCGCCGCGAGGAGGTCGCCGAGCTGGTCGGGCTCAGCACCGACTACTACGTGCGGCTGGAGCAGGGACGCGCGGACCGTCCGTCCGCCGAGGTCCTGGACGCGCTCAGCCGGGCGCTGCGCCTCAACTCCGCCGAGCACGCCCACCTGCACGACCTGGCGCGGCTGACCCGGCGCGCCGGGACGCCGGCCGTCCGACGCGACGTGCTGCGGCCCGCGCTGCGGCAGCTCGTCGCGGCCGTCCCCGGCGCCCCGGCCGTGATCATGAACGACCGCAACGACGTCCTGGCCTGGAACCGCCTGGCGGCGGCGCTGCTCGCCGACTTCCCGAACCTCCCGCCGCGCGAGCGGAACATGGCCCGGCGCATCTTCCTGGACGCCGCCGCGCGCGACGTCCACCCCGACTGGGACGAGGCCGCGCGCAACACCGTCGGCATCCTGCGCATGGCCGCCGGGCGCCGTCCGCACGACCCGGATCTCGTGCGTCTCGTCGGCGAGCTGTCCCTGGGCAGCGAGACGTTCCGCAAGCTGTGGGCGAGCCACCACGTGTGCGAGAAATCGCACGGGCCGAAGCGGTTCCGGCATCCGGCCGTCGGGGAGGTCGCGCTGAACTACGAGACGTTCCGGGTGCCCGGCGCGGAGCACCACCTGCTCGTGATCTACACGGCGCCGCCGGGGAGCCCGGCCGAGGAGGCGCTGAACTTCCTCGTGAGCTTCGCCGGCTAG
- a CDS encoding MFS transporter gives MSTLTLDTSRAQRGYWPTVVAVASASMMLPFSVTGAAVALPSMAAHLGSSVGGAQWMLNAFNITFAALPLAAGSLADRLGRRRVLLTGIVLVGALSLLIALAPSMALVDVARTVQGAGAAAVLASGAAVLAHSTSGRRRQLAFGLLGTAFGTGLAIGPLVAGALVDAAGWRSVFLLVAAMSVPAWLCATRAPESRNPAPPAVDVAGLVTFTAGLACLSFAFVQAGSAGWGAWSTLLPLVAAVALVALFAVVETRLAGRAMFDVRLFRRPEFVAVVCQPFTVTLGFVIMLVYLPAYLQGVGGRTTSASGLLLLPMTAPVLLLPLAASRLAARTSVRAVLTGASALIVLGALLLTTLHSGGSWWALALPLLPFGAGVGLAFGVMDNAAVSTVPVENAGAAAGIFNTMRITGESVAVAGAAALLTTLTAARLNGVPADVATRIAGEAVQGQVAAAHQAALSAGFTSAFHTVGLVLAVLSTIGGVLTYRALTPR, from the coding sequence ATGTCCACTCTTACTCTCGACACGTCCCGCGCCCAGCGGGGCTACTGGCCGACGGTCGTCGCGGTCGCGTCCGCCAGCATGATGCTGCCGTTCTCGGTGACCGGGGCGGCCGTGGCGCTGCCGAGCATGGCGGCGCACCTCGGATCCTCGGTCGGCGGCGCGCAGTGGATGCTGAACGCCTTCAACATCACGTTCGCCGCGCTGCCGCTCGCCGCCGGGAGCCTCGCCGACCGGCTCGGCCGCCGCCGGGTGCTGCTCACCGGCATCGTGCTGGTCGGCGCGCTGTCGCTGCTGATCGCGCTGGCGCCGTCGATGGCCCTGGTCGATGTGGCCCGGACGGTCCAGGGCGCCGGTGCGGCGGCCGTCCTCGCCTCGGGCGCGGCCGTGCTGGCGCACTCGACGTCCGGACGGCGCCGCCAGCTCGCCTTCGGCCTCCTCGGCACCGCGTTCGGGACGGGCCTCGCGATCGGCCCGCTCGTCGCCGGGGCGCTGGTCGACGCGGCGGGCTGGCGTTCGGTGTTCCTGCTGGTCGCGGCCATGTCGGTGCCCGCGTGGCTGTGCGCGACGCGGGCTCCCGAGTCGCGCAACCCCGCGCCGCCCGCCGTGGACGTCGCCGGGCTCGTCACGTTCACCGCCGGGCTGGCGTGCCTGTCGTTCGCGTTCGTCCAGGCGGGGTCGGCGGGCTGGGGCGCTTGGAGCACGCTGCTGCCGCTCGTCGCCGCCGTCGCGCTGGTCGCGCTGTTCGCCGTGGTCGAGACGCGGCTGGCCGGACGGGCGATGTTCGACGTCCGGCTGTTCCGGCGTCCCGAGTTCGTCGCGGTGGTGTGCCAGCCGTTCACAGTGACGCTCGGGTTCGTGATCATGCTCGTCTACCTGCCCGCCTACCTCCAGGGCGTCGGCGGCCGGACGACCTCGGCGAGCGGCCTGCTCCTGCTGCCGATGACCGCCCCGGTGCTGCTGCTGCCGCTCGCGGCGAGCCGGCTCGCGGCGCGGACGTCCGTGCGGGCGGTGCTGACCGGGGCGTCCGCGCTGATCGTCCTCGGCGCGCTGCTGCTGACGACGCTGCACAGCGGCGGTTCGTGGTGGGCTCTGGCGTTGCCGCTGCTGCCGTTCGGCGCGGGGGTGGGCCTGGCGTTCGGCGTGATGGACAACGCGGCCGTCAGCACCGTCCCGGTCGAGAACGCCGGGGCGGCGGCGGGCATCTTCAACACGATGCGGATCACCGGCGAGTCGGTGGCCGTCGCCGGGGCGGCGGCGCTGCTCACGACGCTGACGGCCGCGCGGCTGAACGGCGTCCCGGCGGACGTCGCGACGCGGATCGCCGGCGAGGCCGTCCAGGGCCAGGTCGCCGCCGCCCATCAGGCCGCTTTGTCTGCGGGCTTCACCAGCGCCTTCCACACCGTCGGGCTCGTCCTGGCGGTGCTGTCCACGATCGGCGGCGTCCTCACCTACCGGGCGCTCACACCCCGCTAG
- a CDS encoding nuclear transport factor 2 family protein: protein MQEEAARSAIDTFISAFNASDDSDVTALLSQALTSDVVFWGPLGRSEGIGAVGRFVLDIRHHPAGAGTMVRSSAVDMPDEWARYRWVFTTPDGGPRLAGTDVVHLRRSLIDQVIVFAGEIEPLTS, encoded by the coding sequence ATGCAGGAAGAGGCCGCACGCTCCGCGATCGACACCTTCATCTCCGCGTTCAACGCCTCGGACGACAGCGATGTGACCGCCCTGCTCTCCCAGGCGCTGACGTCGGACGTGGTCTTCTGGGGGCCGTTGGGCCGCAGCGAGGGAATCGGGGCGGTCGGGCGGTTCGTGCTGGACATCCGCCACCACCCGGCGGGGGCCGGCACGATGGTGCGCAGCTCAGCGGTCGACATGCCCGACGAATGGGCCCGGTACCGGTGGGTCTTCACCACTCCCGACGGAGGCCCCCGCCTGGCGGGAACGGATGTCGTCCATCTGCGACGGAGCCTCATCGACCAGGTCATCGTCTTCGCGGGGGAGATCGAGCCGCTCACCTCCTGA
- a CDS encoding VOC family protein, which produces MDALYPRLLVDDFATSARFYEEALRELLGIEPVKVVPQARYANWDLDGQAVLSLFGRAAIAEITGETGRPAGQDRGMLVFRVDDVDTAAERLIALGARSVAAPQDRPAWGATLRAAHLRDPEGNLIELQSY; this is translated from the coding sequence ATGGACGCGCTCTATCCGCGCCTGCTCGTTGACGACTTCGCCACGTCCGCTCGGTTCTATGAGGAGGCGCTGCGGGAGCTGCTGGGCATCGAGCCGGTGAAGGTCGTCCCGCAGGCCCGGTACGCGAACTGGGACCTGGACGGCCAGGCCGTGCTGTCGCTGTTCGGTCGCGCGGCCATCGCCGAGATCACCGGGGAGACCGGGCGGCCCGCGGGACAGGACCGGGGCATGCTCGTCTTCCGCGTGGACGACGTGGACACGGCCGCCGAACGGCTCATCGCGCTCGGCGCGCGGAGTGTGGCCGCGCCGCAGGACCGTCCGGCCTGGGGGGCGACGCTCCGGGCCGCGCACCTGCGCGACCCGGAGGGCAACCTGATCGAGCTTCAGTCGTACTAG
- a CDS encoding MarR family winged helix-turn-helix transcriptional regulator — MSDTVPPRLLGISTYVLARVGRTGRARMAAMLRERGLTLWDLAVLTALDDSPPASQRALARRFAIDPSDLVDVMARLLEAGLIGRDRDPTDRRRYLITLTARGRAELDHATAQAADLDETLLAPLSPDERAQFTAMLHRLHAHHAERGITP, encoded by the coding sequence ATGAGCGACACCGTGCCGCCCCGCCTGCTCGGCATCTCGACGTACGTCCTCGCCCGCGTGGGTCGCACGGGACGCGCCCGCATGGCCGCGATGCTCCGCGAACGCGGCCTCACGCTCTGGGACCTGGCCGTCCTGACGGCCTTGGACGACTCGCCGCCCGCGTCGCAACGCGCCCTGGCCCGCCGCTTCGCCATCGACCCGAGCGACCTCGTGGACGTCATGGCACGCCTACTCGAAGCCGGCCTGATCGGCCGCGACCGCGACCCCACCGACCGCCGCCGCTACCTGATCACGCTGACCGCACGCGGACGCGCCGAACTCGACCACGCCACCGCCCAGGCCGCCGACCTGGACGAAACGCTCCTGGCGCCGCTGTCCCCCGACGAACGCGCCCAGTTCACGGCCATGCTCCACCGCCTGCACGCCCACCACGCCGAACGGGGCATCACGCCCTAG
- a CDS encoding macro domain-containing protein, whose product MDGIRFVRGDATAPQAKGVKLIAHVCNDRGGWGKGFVLAVSARWAEPEKEYRAWWRGRPGSGFRLGAVQFVQVERLVWVANMVGQHGTRTGSKGPPVRYDAIDECLAAVGSKALELGASVHAPRIGCGLAGGKWERVEPLVRQNLVDRGVAVTIYDHD is encoded by the coding sequence GTGGACGGGATCCGGTTCGTGCGCGGGGACGCTACGGCTCCGCAGGCCAAGGGCGTCAAGCTCATCGCGCACGTGTGCAACGACCGGGGCGGGTGGGGGAAGGGGTTCGTGCTCGCGGTGTCGGCTCGGTGGGCCGAGCCGGAGAAGGAGTACCGGGCCTGGTGGCGCGGACGGCCGGGAAGCGGGTTCCGGCTCGGCGCCGTGCAGTTCGTGCAGGTCGAGCGGCTGGTGTGGGTGGCGAACATGGTGGGGCAGCACGGGACGCGGACGGGGAGCAAAGGGCCGCCCGTCCGGTATGACGCGATTGATGAGTGCCTGGCGGCGGTCGGGTCCAAGGCGCTGGAGCTGGGCGCGAGCGTTCACGCGCCGCGCATCGGATGTGGTCTGGCGGGCGGGAAGTGGGAGCGCGTGGAGCCGCTCGTGCGGCAGAACCTCGTCGATCGGGGGGTGGCCGTCACGATCTATGACCACGACTAG
- a CDS encoding alpha/beta fold hydrolase: MNGTRSELHIDGRRLSYLDFGGPGRPLLALHGHLSEADAWSGLARALAPGWRVIAPDQRGHGDSDRASSYTRDDYVADAIALLDHLGISQAVTLGHSGGAITAFQIAARHPGRVAAIVNVEGPVCDLDDGPSALAFVLPMPYTAPDRQALLDAIGPLAPVLGDKLRPTPDGGWRLPFHPQDTVTSEQGTHGDHWPDWTATTCPALFVLASHSQVITPEQGRQIVARRPNTRVAELDGDHFAHATDPEAFTAAVRTFLMTLS; encoded by the coding sequence ATGAACGGCACCCGCAGCGAGCTGCACATCGACGGCCGCCGGCTCTCCTACCTGGACTTCGGCGGCCCCGGCCGTCCTCTGCTGGCCCTGCACGGCCACCTCTCCGAGGCGGACGCCTGGTCCGGCCTGGCGCGAGCGCTGGCGCCGGGCTGGCGCGTCATCGCCCCTGACCAGCGCGGCCACGGCGACTCCGACCGGGCGTCGTCCTACACCCGCGACGACTACGTGGCCGACGCGATAGCCCTCCTGGACCACCTGGGGATCTCGCAGGCCGTGACGCTAGGGCACTCCGGCGGCGCCATCACCGCGTTCCAGATCGCCGCCCGCCACCCCGGCCGCGTCGCGGCGATCGTCAACGTCGAGGGGCCGGTCTGCGACCTGGACGACGGCCCGAGCGCCCTCGCGTTCGTCCTGCCCATGCCCTACACCGCCCCCGACCGCCAAGCGCTCTTGGACGCCATCGGCCCGCTGGCCCCGGTCCTCGGCGACAAGCTGCGTCCTACGCCCGACGGAGGCTGGCGCCTGCCCTTCCACCCGCAGGACACCGTCACGTCAGAACAGGGAACGCACGGCGACCACTGGCCCGACTGGACGGCCACCACCTGCCCCGCCCTGTTCGTCCTGGCCTCCCACAGCCAGGTCATCACGCCCGAGCAAGGCCGTCAGATCGTCGCCCGCCGTCCCAACACGCGCGTAGCCGAACTGGACGGCGACCACTTCGCCCACGCCACCGACCCCGAAGCCTTCACCGCCGCCGTCAGAACCTTCCTGATGACCCTCTCGTGA
- a CDS encoding LysR family transcriptional regulator → MSEFTVAGLRVVREAVRLGSFSLAADRLGYTQSAVSRQIALMERAAGRALFERQARGVRPTAAGRVVARRADAVLADLHAVRQELDGLGSRAPVRLRVGAFATATAALVPRALAALGEREPQIRVLLREGLSPSLLAAVARGRLDAAVATGPVPEGVEVVHLVDDPLLVAVAAGHPLAGGPAVPPDALRAERWVAGAADTGSTLLGTWPGEWDVAFVARDWTAKLGLVAAGLGVTVVPGLAVPMLPSSVAVVAVDDPAAVRPTVLAHRPGHPCPGFVAALREAVVGLSAEVRRRLDAG, encoded by the coding sequence ATGAGTGAGTTCACTGTTGCCGGGCTGCGGGTGGTCCGTGAGGCGGTTCGTCTTGGCTCGTTCTCGTTGGCTGCCGACCGGCTCGGGTACACGCAGTCGGCGGTGTCCCGGCAGATCGCGTTGATGGAGCGGGCGGCGGGGCGGGCGTTGTTCGAGCGGCAGGCGCGTGGTGTGCGGCCTACCGCTGCCGGACGGGTTGTGGCTCGGCGTGCTGACGCTGTGCTCGCTGATCTGCATGCGGTTCGGCAGGAGCTGGACGGCCTTGGGTCGCGTGCGCCCGTCCGGCTGCGCGTCGGTGCGTTCGCCACGGCTACTGCGGCGTTGGTGCCGCGTGCGTTGGCTGCGCTGGGCGAACGTGAGCCGCAGATTCGGGTGTTGTTGCGGGAGGGGTTGAGTCCGAGCCTGCTGGCTGCGGTTGCGCGGGGGCGGTTGGATGCGGCCGTCGCGACCGGGCCGGTTCCTGAGGGTGTTGAGGTCGTGCATCTTGTGGATGATCCGCTGCTTGTCGCGGTCGCCGCCGGGCATCCGCTGGCGGGTGGGCCGGCTGTGCCGCCGGATGCGTTGCGGGCCGAACGGTGGGTTGCGGGTGCCGCCGATACGGGGTCGACTCTGCTCGGCACTTGGCCGGGGGAGTGGGACGTGGCGTTCGTGGCCCGCGACTGGACGGCCAAGCTCGGCCTGGTCGCCGCCGGGCTCGGTGTCACCGTCGTCCCGGGGCTGGCGGTGCCGATGCTGCCGTCTTCGGTGGCGGTGGTCGCGGTGGACGATCCGGCGGCGGTCCGTCCGACCGTCCTCGCACATCGTCCCGGCCACCCGTGCCCCGGCTTTGTCGCGGCGCTGCGGGAGGCCGTCGTCGGGCTGTCCGCCGAAGTGCGACGGCGGCTGGACGCTGGCTGA
- a CDS encoding nuclear transport factor 2 family protein — MSTEENRELIRAIFAEMARGNPRALSDAMSDDFRWVFPGNWSWTGVWEPKTVALSGLLRPLMAQFTDYRNEADLILADGDRVVVQAHATASTKHGDRYDQTYCFIFRIADGKITEVIEHCDTALVERVLEPLIPTEKSLP; from the coding sequence ATGAGCACCGAAGAGAACAGAGAACTGATCCGAGCCATCTTCGCCGAGATGGCACGCGGCAACCCCCGAGCGCTAAGCGACGCGATGTCCGACGACTTCCGCTGGGTGTTCCCAGGAAACTGGTCCTGGACAGGAGTCTGGGAACCCAAAACCGTCGCACTCTCCGGCCTCCTGCGCCCCCTGATGGCTCAGTTCACCGACTACCGCAACGAAGCCGACCTGATCCTGGCCGACGGCGACCGCGTAGTCGTGCAGGCCCACGCCACCGCAAGCACCAAGCACGGCGACCGCTACGACCAGACCTACTGCTTCATCTTCCGAATCGCGGACGGCAAAATCACCGAGGTCATCGAACACTGCGACACCGCCCTAGTAGAACGAGTCCTAGAGCCCCTGATCCCCACCGAAAAATCGCTCCCTTGA